The following are from one region of the Aquirufa lenticrescens genome:
- a CDS encoding DUF3078 domain-containing protein, producing the protein MKYNLLFFLLFLTTWEPVLAESKADSTANKWKQVMTSGINLNQSSFSDNWKGGGTNTLAIGWYLNHTANVSNESWRLNSDLTLQVGFLQNRTQSLRKNIDRIAYEFKAGYRISPKWDFYGSTNFQTQFFNGYDYGKKNKAGVPVDSLISSLFAPAYLTSSMGLEYHPDKSFYTRIGIGSLRQTFVFDQAISRAGLYGLEKPGDNIRNQFVFQYLVNIDKDVWENINVKARYSALIDYFRLTLSNSIVHRFDANVTMKVNKYVSTNLQVVLFRDYDQDPNWQFSQILSMGLVYRIEK; encoded by the coding sequence ATGAAGTATAATTTGCTTTTCTTTTTGCTGTTTTTAACTACTTGGGAGCCCGTATTAGCGGAATCCAAGGCTGATTCGACGGCCAATAAATGGAAGCAAGTCATGACTTCAGGCATCAACTTAAATCAATCTAGTTTCAGCGATAACTGGAAAGGTGGAGGGACAAATACCTTAGCAATTGGCTGGTATTTGAATCATACAGCGAATGTATCGAATGAATCGTGGCGCCTTAATTCGGACCTTACATTACAAGTGGGATTTCTCCAAAACAGAACCCAAAGTCTCCGTAAAAATATCGACCGGATCGCGTATGAATTTAAAGCGGGTTACCGTATCAGTCCTAAATGGGACTTTTATGGATCGACTAACTTCCAGACGCAATTCTTTAACGGATATGATTACGGCAAGAAAAATAAAGCTGGAGTTCCTGTCGACTCCTTGATTTCGAGTCTTTTTGCTCCGGCCTATTTGACCTCTTCAATGGGTTTAGAATACCATCCAGACAAATCCTTTTATACGCGAATTGGTATTGGTAGTTTACGCCAAACCTTTGTCTTCGATCAAGCCATCTCTAGAGCCGGATTATACGGTCTAGAAAAACCAGGAGATAATATCAGAAATCAGTTTGTGTTTCAATACTTAGTCAATATAGACAAGGATGTCTGGGAAAATATCAATGTAAAGGCACGTTATTCAGCCCTAATCGATTATTTCAGACTCACTCTTTCGAATAGCATTGTACACCGATTTGACGCAAATGTAACCATGAAGGTCAACAAATACGTCAGTACTAACTTACAAGTAGTATTATTCCGCGACTATGACCAAGATCCCAATTGGCAATTCTCCCAAATCTTGTCGATGGGTCTCGTATACCGCATCGAGAAATAA
- a CDS encoding Ppx/GppA phosphatase family protein produces MKFAAIDIGSNAARLQISSVLENDGVISFKRIEYVRFALRLGHDVFSDGAISPESEVRIFKLLHAYKLLMDLHEVKDYAICATSAMREASNSAEIITRIHKILDMKIQIIDGSREAELINDVVVQSLHPKKNYLHIDVGGGSTELNIYRHREKLASKSFKIGSVRLLEGTEKEGDWEKMRNWISQQKELISGDIEAIGTGGNIAKLFNLSKPAAEEKSMTFDALFEMAAYVGSFSFDDRVNKLRLNTDRADVIVPAASIYLTAMELGGCQTILVPDLGLKDGILQMLYDRYLNRKK; encoded by the coding sequence ATGAAATTTGCAGCTATAGATATCGGTTCTAATGCCGCTCGCCTTCAAATATCGAGTGTGTTAGAAAACGATGGTGTTATCAGTTTTAAGCGGATTGAATATGTGCGTTTTGCCCTTCGATTAGGTCATGATGTGTTTAGTGATGGAGCTATATCTCCAGAATCAGAGGTTCGGATTTTCAAACTCTTGCATGCCTATAAATTATTGATGGACCTGCATGAAGTGAAGGATTATGCCATTTGTGCGACATCGGCGATGCGCGAAGCTTCTAATTCCGCCGAGATTATTACACGTATTCACAAGATTTTGGATATGAAAATCCAAATAATTGATGGAAGCCGTGAGGCAGAATTGATTAATGATGTGGTGGTTCAATCCTTACACCCTAAGAAAAATTACTTGCACATTGATGTGGGTGGAGGTAGTACTGAATTGAATATCTACCGTCACCGCGAAAAATTGGCCTCTAAGTCTTTTAAAATTGGTTCGGTGCGTCTACTGGAGGGAACGGAAAAAGAGGGAGATTGGGAGAAGATGAGGAATTGGATTTCGCAGCAAAAAGAATTGATTTCAGGAGATATTGAGGCAATTGGGACAGGAGGGAATATTGCCAAATTGTTCAATTTGTCGAAGCCTGCCGCAGAAGAAAAGTCGATGACATTTGATGCCTTATTTGAGATGGCAGCCTATGTGGGTTCGTTCTCATTTGATGATCGGGTGAATAAATTACGTTTAAATACGGACCGGGCCGATGTAATTGTTCCTGCGGCTTCGATCTATTTGACGGCGATGGAATTGGGAGGTTGTCAGACGATTTTAGTGCCTGATTTAGGATTAAAAGACGGTATACTCCAAATGTTATACGATCGCTATTTAAACCGAAAGAAGTAA
- a CDS encoding tetratricopeptide repeat protein, translated as MKKLILFVSLCFAWACSTSGEAWLDEAKARLKKGETVSAKEALQKAIEKNPGLAEAYNLQGVILFQEKNYPEAEAAYRKAIELKPSLYTAQLNLGAVLMEQGVWDKALAPTDKAIASQPDSSAGYLQRGIIQAALAQPAKAKIDFTQAIQLAPKDINAYYNRGNILFQEEDFAGAIENFAKAAEINPNFGKAYYALGLGYIKSKQNDKACLAFQQAQKLNYPGAAEAVKNLCN; from the coding sequence ATGAAAAAATTGATTCTATTTGTAAGTCTTTGCTTTGCTTGGGCTTGTTCCACTTCAGGTGAGGCTTGGTTAGATGAAGCGAAAGCACGTCTCAAGAAAGGAGAAACGGTTTCTGCCAAAGAAGCCCTCCAGAAAGCAATTGAGAAAAACCCTGGTTTAGCTGAGGCTTATAACTTACAAGGGGTCATTCTATTTCAAGAAAAAAATTACCCGGAAGCTGAAGCAGCCTATCGCAAGGCTATTGAATTAAAACCATCACTATATACTGCTCAGTTGAATTTAGGGGCCGTTTTGATGGAACAAGGCGTTTGGGATAAAGCCTTGGCTCCTACGGATAAAGCTATCGCTTCCCAACCAGATTCAAGCGCAGGATATCTCCAAAGAGGGATTATCCAGGCAGCCTTAGCGCAACCAGCGAAAGCTAAAATTGATTTCACACAGGCTATTCAATTGGCTCCTAAAGACATCAATGCTTATTATAATCGAGGAAATATTCTGTTCCAAGAGGAAGATTTTGCCGGAGCCATTGAAAATTTTGCAAAAGCGGCAGAGATAAATCCGAATTTTGGAAAAGCCTATTATGCCCTGGGCCTTGGCTATATCAAATCAAAACAAAATGATAAAGCCTGCTTAGCGTTTCAGCAAGCTCAAAAATTGAATTATCCAGGTGCTGCTGAAGCCGTTAAAAACCTATGTAACTAA
- the porX gene encoding T9SS response regulator signal transducer PorX, producing MTYKILWADDEIDLLKPYILFLESKGYEVYTVNSGADALELVETQKFDILFLDENMPGMSGLEVLLHIKKIRPNLPVIMITKSEEEELMEDAIGSKIADYLIKPLNPNQLLLSVKRIFDKKRLEEGKTNITYQQEFLALSMQYQDHLNAKEWSDIYEKLVYWELEIDTTENKSMAEVLNNQKNEANAHFSKFIEKNYEDWLQKPDAETPVLSHLMLRKHVFPKINDKSPLYFILIDNLRFDQWKTLDKYIQEYFQLESESKYYSILPTTTAYARNSIFAGMMPSEIAKNYPDKWVYDLGDSEDEEGFNKHEEFYLQEQLKRLKINAKSSYHKIIHQYQGKQLVDNFNKLATNDLNVIVYNFVDMLSHARTDMAMIKELAPDESAYRSLTASWFQHSPLFDLLKKIAEKKGRVIITTDHGMIRVQNPIKIVGDRNTNTNLRYKQGKNLNWDNASKMMVCRKPENIFLPKPNVSTTYVFAKEDNLFAYPNNYNQYVNHYRNTFQHGGISLEECIIPVIYYTGK from the coding sequence ATGACGTATAAAATACTTTGGGCAGACGATGAAATTGATTTATTGAAACCCTATATCTTGTTTTTAGAGAGCAAAGGATATGAAGTTTATACGGTTAATTCAGGGGCTGACGCTTTGGAATTAGTAGAAACGCAGAAGTTCGACATTTTATTCTTGGATGAAAATATGCCCGGAATGTCTGGTTTAGAAGTTTTGTTGCATATCAAAAAGATCAGACCTAACCTTCCGGTCATTATGATTACTAAATCGGAGGAGGAAGAATTAATGGAAGATGCCATCGGTTCTAAGATTGCGGATTACCTTATCAAGCCATTGAATCCCAATCAATTACTGCTATCTGTCAAACGTATTTTCGATAAGAAAAGACTCGAAGAAGGGAAAACGAATATCACTTACCAGCAGGAGTTTTTGGCTCTATCGATGCAATACCAAGATCATTTGAATGCCAAAGAGTGGTCAGACATCTACGAAAAGCTTGTCTACTGGGAACTCGAAATCGACACCACCGAAAACAAATCAATGGCCGAGGTTTTGAACAACCAAAAAAATGAGGCAAATGCCCATTTCAGTAAATTCATCGAGAAAAACTACGAAGATTGGTTGCAAAAGCCGGATGCTGAAACACCCGTATTATCGCACTTAATGCTTCGCAAGCACGTTTTTCCCAAGATTAATGACAAGAGTCCGCTCTATTTTATCTTGATCGATAATTTGCGGTTTGACCAGTGGAAAACGTTGGACAAATACATTCAAGAATACTTTCAATTAGAGTCCGAAAGCAAGTATTATTCCATCCTACCTACGACAACCGCTTACGCCCGAAATTCCATTTTTGCAGGAATGATGCCGTCTGAAATCGCGAAGAATTACCCAGATAAATGGGTGTATGATTTAGGCGATTCAGAAGACGAAGAGGGTTTCAATAAACACGAAGAATTTTACTTGCAGGAGCAATTGAAGCGCTTGAAAATCAACGCTAAAAGCTCCTACCACAAAATAATTCACCAATACCAAGGGAAACAATTAGTCGATAATTTCAACAAATTAGCCACGAATGACTTAAACGTTATTGTCTACAACTTTGTCGACATGCTATCCCATGCGCGAACAGACATGGCGATGATCAAGGAATTAGCTCCAGATGAGTCAGCTTACCGCAGTTTAACGGCTAGCTGGTTCCAACATTCTCCCCTATTTGACTTACTAAAGAAGATCGCAGAAAAGAAGGGTCGTGTCATAATCACCACCGATCATGGGATGATTCGTGTGCAGAACCCGATTAAAATCGTGGGAGATCGCAACACAAACACTAATTTACGCTACAAGCAAGGAAAAAACTTGAATTGGGATAACGCGAGTAAAATGATGGTTTGCCGGAAACCAGAAAACATTTTCTTGCCAAAACCGAACGTCTCGACTACCTATGTTTTCGCTAAAGAAGACAATCTATTTGCTTACCCTAATAACTATAACCAATACGTAAACCACTATAGAAACACCTTCCAACACGGAGGCATTTCTTTAGAGGAATGTATTATTCCAGTGATTTACTATACGGGAAAATAG
- a CDS encoding cell division ATP-binding protein FtsE has protein sequence MSVLSFEQVSISQEGVNTLEDINLTINEGDFYYLIGKTGSGKSTFFRSIIAEIGLQSGTASVAGYSLNTIKRSEVPFLRRKLGFVFQDFQLLTDRNVEKNLSFVLEATGHTNKDEIRFKIEEVLARVGMSSAISKRIHRLSGGEQQRICIARAILNNPVLLLADEPTGHLDPEVSLEIMQLFKELNQSGMAIIMASHDYNTMAKVPGLILKCEGGKIFPVASL, from the coding sequence ATGTCTGTTTTATCTTTTGAACAAGTAAGTATTTCACAAGAAGGTGTTAACACACTAGAAGACATTAATTTAACGATTAATGAGGGAGATTTTTATTATTTGATTGGTAAAACGGGTAGCGGGAAGAGTACTTTTTTCCGTAGTATCATCGCGGAAATTGGTCTTCAATCTGGAACAGCCTCGGTGGCTGGATATTCGTTGAATACCATCAAGCGTTCTGAGGTGCCTTTCTTGAGACGTAAGTTAGGCTTCGTTTTCCAGGATTTTCAATTGTTAACGGATCGCAATGTCGAGAAGAATTTGTCCTTCGTTTTAGAGGCGACAGGTCACACGAATAAAGACGAAATTCGATTTAAAATCGAGGAGGTTTTAGCCCGCGTGGGAATGAGTTCTGCGATTTCAAAGCGTATTCACCGTCTTTCAGGTGGAGAGCAACAACGCATTTGTATCGCGCGTGCTATTCTGAATAATCCCGTTTTGTTGCTTGCTGATGAGCCTACTGGCCATTTAGATCCAGAGGTTTCTTTAGAAATTATGCAGTTATTTAAGGAATTGAATCAAAGTGGAATGGCCATCATAATGGCGAGTCACGACTACAATACCATGGCTAAAGTTCCAGGCCTAATCCTGAAATGCGAAGGAGGGAAAATCTTCCCTGTCGCTAGTCTATAA
- a CDS encoding iron-sulfur cluster assembly accessory protein has product MLIDPPVYLTESAVENLRLISFPEPFLRVGMRGGTCGGTFVLGFDAKTENDEEYLIENIPVIIDRRELLFVLGTEISYEVQGNGFYLHKPAKS; this is encoded by the coding sequence ATGTTAATAGATCCTCCTGTTTATTTAACGGAATCTGCAGTTGAAAATCTGCGTTTAATATCCTTTCCTGAGCCATTTCTTCGGGTTGGAATGCGCGGTGGAACTTGTGGTGGTACGTTTGTACTCGGTTTTGATGCTAAAACGGAGAATGATGAGGAGTATCTGATTGAAAATATACCCGTAATTATAGATCGAAGAGAATTATTATTTGTCCTAGGTACAGAGATCTCTTATGAAGTCCAAGGCAATGGTTTTTACCTTCATAAACCCGCTAAATCATGA
- the fsa gene encoding fructose-6-phosphate aldolase, translating to MKFFIDTANLAQIKEAQDLGVLDGVTTNPSLMAKEGITGKDNVLRHYKAICDIVDGDVSAEVIATDYEGMIREGEELAELDDKIVVKIPMIKDGIKALKYFSERGIKTNCTLVFSAGQALLAAKAGATYVSPFIGRLDDISFDGIELIEQIRLIYDNYEFDTQILAASVRHPMHIIKCAEAAADVMTGPLSAMLALLKHPLTDNGLAQFLADHAKANS from the coding sequence ATGAAATTTTTTATCGATACAGCGAACTTAGCGCAAATTAAAGAAGCACAAGATTTAGGTGTTTTGGACGGTGTTACTACTAACCCTTCCTTAATGGCTAAAGAAGGAATTACCGGAAAAGACAACGTTTTACGTCATTACAAAGCGATTTGTGATATTGTAGACGGAGATGTTTCTGCCGAAGTAATCGCCACAGATTACGAAGGAATGATTCGTGAAGGCGAAGAATTAGCGGAGCTGGACGATAAAATTGTAGTAAAGATTCCGATGATCAAGGACGGTATCAAAGCCTTGAAATATTTTTCTGAAAGAGGGATTAAAACCAATTGTACACTTGTTTTCTCTGCAGGGCAAGCTTTATTAGCTGCTAAAGCAGGTGCAACCTACGTTTCCCCTTTCATTGGACGTTTAGATGATATCTCTTTCGACGGTATTGAATTGATCGAACAAATTCGTTTGATTTATGATAACTACGAATTTGACACACAAATCTTAGCGGCCTCTGTTCGTCACCCAATGCACATCATTAAATGTGCTGAAGCTGCGGCTGATGTGATGACAGGTCCTTTATCTGCTATGCTTGCTTTATTAAAGCACCCATTAACGGATAATGGTTTAGCGCAATTCTTAGCGGATCACGCAAAAGCAAATTCTTAA
- a CDS encoding transmembrane 220 family protein yields the protein MRNVQFILGGIFGVVFLLFTYWQLNDPDPILWVPVYATAVYTSIQAMRGKTNPELLIVLFCLSLFAGLQLWVEMTAWEGFLTDGLSMKTHNQELAREAVGLWIATGSFALFYGLEKKK from the coding sequence ATGAGAAACGTACAATTCATCCTTGGAGGTATTTTCGGAGTCGTTTTTTTACTGTTTACGTATTGGCAATTGAATGATCCTGATCCCATCTTATGGGTTCCCGTTTATGCGACTGCGGTTTACACATCCATTCAGGCAATGCGTGGCAAAACAAATCCTGAACTCTTAATCGTGCTATTTTGCTTATCCCTCTTTGCTGGATTGCAATTATGGGTCGAAATGACGGCTTGGGAAGGATTTTTAACAGATGGCTTGAGCATGAAAACACATAATCAAGAATTAGCGCGAGAGGCGGTAGGTCTTTGGATTGCTACTGGGTCATTTGCCTTGTTCTATGGTTTAGAAAAAAAGAAATAA
- a CDS encoding sugar phosphate isomerase/epimerase family protein encodes MLDLGFVSAILPNKSLFEVLDYAQQQQFACVEVMCWPSSSADARRYAGVSHISVDQLSTEDLLVLKAKLAQHSVKISALGYYPNPLDPDEKQAAFYREHIKKVINAAAVLGISRVNTFVGRDYTKNVTYNIGRFAEVWPEIIALADSLQIKIGIENCPMFFTDDEWPGGKNLMTTPKIWDELFTIIPSANFGLNYDPSHMVFQMMDYTYPIYHYADRIHHVHLKDVKVYPEKLNRVGILANPLEYHSPKIPGLGDIHWGKFISALNDVRYQGPIVIEVEDKAYEGSEEDIDKAIRSARNHIQQFLP; translated from the coding sequence ATGCTAGATCTCGGATTTGTTTCAGCGATTCTTCCAAACAAAAGTCTGTTTGAGGTATTAGACTATGCCCAGCAGCAACAATTTGCTTGCGTAGAAGTGATGTGTTGGCCTTCTTCCTCTGCCGATGCGCGTAGGTATGCAGGTGTTTCCCATATTTCGGTAGACCAACTATCCACGGAGGATTTATTAGTCTTGAAAGCGAAATTAGCGCAGCATTCAGTTAAAATATCCGCTCTAGGCTATTATCCAAATCCATTGGATCCAGATGAAAAACAAGCTGCTTTTTACCGAGAGCACATCAAAAAAGTCATTAATGCAGCAGCCGTTTTAGGCATTTCGCGTGTGAATACCTTTGTAGGACGTGATTACACAAAGAATGTAACATACAACATTGGTCGCTTTGCGGAGGTTTGGCCGGAAATAATTGCCTTAGCCGATTCACTACAGATCAAAATTGGTATCGAGAACTGTCCGATGTTTTTCACAGATGATGAGTGGCCAGGTGGAAAGAATTTGATGACTACCCCTAAGATTTGGGATGAATTATTTACAATTATTCCGTCGGCGAATTTTGGACTCAATTATGATCCATCCCATATGGTTTTCCAAATGATGGACTACACCTACCCTATTTACCACTATGCGGATCGGATTCACCACGTGCATTTAAAGGATGTCAAAGTGTATCCCGAGAAGTTAAACCGGGTTGGAATATTAGCCAATCCTCTCGAATACCATTCCCCTAAAATTCCAGGCTTAGGAGATATACATTGGGGTAAGTTTATTTCTGCCTTGAACGATGTTCGTTATCAAGGTCCGATCGTGATTGAAGTAGAGGATAAGGCCTATGAAGGTTCAGAAGAGGATATTGACAAAGCGATTCGAAGTGCCCGAAATCATATTCAACAATTTTTACCCTAA
- a CDS encoding LolA family protein has protein sequence MKTMIKSICLVATMLIASVAYAQTTEEILAKHEAAMGGADKWATVKTAVIKNKFSVQGMDIDSKTSLIIGKSFRQEVEVMGNKIITVIDGDKGWMNRPAMMGGTGEPEDMPAEQVKMASSQKTLGSILTNAKKDGYKIELVSKEKLEGADVYLLTVTKPSGEDSKVYVSTTTNFVVKTQSKVQANGQEIDSEVSFSNYKMVNGLAFPHTVETANPMGGMMTVETVSVEINPTIDSAIFAKPSK, from the coding sequence ATGAAAACAATGATCAAATCAATCTGCCTAGTGGCAACAATGTTAATTGCTTCAGTTGCTTATGCACAGACTACTGAGGAAATTTTAGCCAAGCACGAAGCTGCTATGGGTGGCGCTGATAAATGGGCTACGGTTAAGACCGCTGTCATAAAAAATAAATTCAGTGTTCAAGGGATGGACATCGATAGCAAAACTTCCTTAATTATTGGCAAGTCTTTTCGTCAAGAGGTAGAGGTAATGGGTAATAAAATCATTACGGTCATTGATGGTGATAAAGGTTGGATGAATCGTCCTGCGATGATGGGAGGAACGGGTGAGCCAGAAGATATGCCGGCTGAACAAGTGAAAATGGCCAGTTCTCAAAAGACCTTAGGTTCTATCTTAACCAATGCGAAAAAAGATGGATACAAGATTGAGTTAGTTTCTAAAGAGAAATTAGAAGGTGCTGATGTGTATCTTTTAACTGTAACAAAGCCTTCGGGAGAAGATAGTAAAGTCTACGTTTCCACCACTACTAATTTTGTAGTAAAAACGCAGTCGAAAGTGCAAGCAAATGGTCAAGAAATAGATTCAGAAGTGAGCTTTTCGAACTATAAAATGGTGAACGGTTTGGCATTTCCGCATACCGTAGAAACAGCTAATCCAATGGGTGGAATGATGACAGTAGAAACAGTATCAGTGGAAATTAATCCAACGATCGATTCTGCCATCTTCGCAAAACCGAGTAAATAA